One Nitrososphaerota archaeon DNA segment encodes these proteins:
- a CDS encoding radical SAM protein yields MALLKIGERTQAKTDGEVIRRTQSICPECNRLLDAEVFERESKIYIRKNCPVHGEVEELYYGSATLYKKFSTYWRDGKGIENPNVPVDSCACPLNCGLCTNHLSHTGLANIIITNRCDLTCWYCFFYVKKGLEGAYVYEPTLEQIRAMVRTLKAERPVAGNSIQLTGGEPTLRSDLIEIIKMIKEEGIDHVQLNTNGINLALDPQLAFRIKEAGVSNLYLSFDGVTPKTNPKNYWEAPLAIENCRRAGVGVVLVPTVIKGLNDHELGAIIRYAQKNIDVVRAVNFQPVSLTGRMAKQDRERYRITIPDCIKAIEEQTDGEVPEEAWFPVPSCTPLTHFIEALTRKPKYELSIHFACGAGTYVFTDESGRLIPITSFVDVKGLIEYLDEKAEDLKSGVNRYKVMVEAMLKLGSFIDKAKQPKGLNLAKMLFNIIVRHDYSSVGEWHRRSLFLGMMHFQDKYNYDAERVQRCDIHYLTPDLRIVPFCSFNVMPEWYRDRIQKKYGIPVEEWEKMHGEKIEDKVYRGTLRKGWSCNNCTNVS; encoded by the coding sequence ATGGCTCTTCTGAAAATAGGCGAAAGAACTCAAGCAAAAACTGATGGGGAAGTTATTAGAAGGACTCAAAGCATCTGCCCAGAATGTAACCGCCTACTTGATGCAGAGGTCTTTGAGAGAGAATCTAAGATCTATATACGGAAGAACTGCCCAGTGCACGGTGAAGTAGAAGAGCTTTACTACGGCTCAGCGACCCTTTACAAGAAGTTCAGCACATATTGGCGGGATGGGAAAGGTATAGAGAACCCTAACGTACCCGTAGATTCCTGCGCTTGTCCTCTGAACTGCGGCCTCTGCACGAACCACCTTAGCCACACTGGCTTAGCAAATATCATCATCACAAATAGATGTGACTTAACCTGTTGGTACTGCTTCTTCTACGTGAAGAAGGGGTTAGAAGGCGCTTATGTGTATGAGCCTACGTTAGAGCAGATAAGGGCTATGGTTAGAACGCTGAAAGCAGAAAGACCAGTAGCTGGCAACTCCATACAGCTAACAGGCGGCGAACCAACACTTAGAAGCGATCTCATAGAGATCATCAAGATGATAAAAGAAGAAGGGATCGATCATGTGCAGCTAAACACCAACGGCATAAATCTAGCCTTAGACCCGCAGCTCGCCTTCAGAATCAAGGAAGCTGGTGTAAGCAACCTCTACCTTAGCTTCGACGGTGTAACACCAAAAACAAACCCCAAGAATTACTGGGAGGCACCCCTTGCTATCGAGAATTGTAGGAGAGCTGGGGTTGGAGTGGTATTGGTTCCTACCGTAATAAAAGGGTTAAATGACCACGAATTAGGTGCGATCATCCGCTACGCTCAAAAGAACATCGATGTAGTAAGAGCGGTCAACTTCCAACCCGTCTCTTTAACAGGTAGAATGGCTAAGCAAGATAGAGAAAGATACAGAATAACAATACCTGACTGCATAAAGGCTATTGAAGAGCAGACAGATGGCGAAGTCCCAGAGGAGGCGTGGTTTCCCGTACCTAGCTGCACACCGTTGACACACTTCATCGAGGCTCTTACACGTAAGCCTAAATATGAACTTTCCATACACTTCGCCTGTGGGGCTGGGACATACGTGTTTACAGACGAAAGCGGTAGGTTGATACCGATAACGAGTTTTGTCGATGTTAAGGGGCTCATAGAATACTTGGATGAAAAGGCTGAGGATCTGAAGAGCGGAGTAAACAGATACAAAGTTATGGTTGAAGCGATGCTTAAACTTGGATCATTTATAGATAAAGCCAAGCAGCCCAAAGGTCTCAATTTAGCCAAGATGCTATTCAACATAATTGTGAGGCACGACTACTCTTCGGTAGGTGAATGGCATAGGAGAAGCCTCTTCCTAGGGATGATGCACTTCCAAGATAAGTATAACTACGACGCCGAAAGGGTACAACGCTGTGATATACACTATCTCACCCCCGATCTGCGTATAGTACCTTTCTGTTCATTTAACGTAATGCCGGAGTGGTATCGTGACAGAATTCAAAAGAAGTACGGGATTCCTGTAGAAGAATGGGAGAAGATGCACGGTGAGAAGATAGAGGATAAAGTCTATAGAGGAACATTAAGAAAAGGGTGGAGTTGTAACAACTGCACAAACGTGAGCTAA
- a CDS encoding OFA family MFS transporter: MNRWLYPPIGFIINIALGTIYSWSVFRVPLEKLLNWSTVESSLPFTVFLALFGLTMPFGGKLMSTIGPRKTALMGSILVGLGWVLASFADKVPWSLGYMLIAYGVVGGIGVGLVYGVPIAVSSRWIPERKGLATGITILGFGLSPLITAITSALLIQLVGVLQTFLYLGITFMIILVILSIPLRFPPAETAATASATVSKGVNLQPKEMVKTRTFYGLWLSYVLGTTGGFIAISLAAKYGQEVIRLDPALAAVATAVFAIFNGVGRPSFGYLCDKIGPYNAAWISFIMILAAALGASSGASLLIYFTTFSLLWFTFGGWLAIAPAATSTYFGVKNIGSNYGIVFTAYGVGAIVGPQISSYIYASTGAYSLVFSTTAILAVIGLIVALTTLKRRI; encoded by the coding sequence TTGAACAGATGGCTCTACCCTCCGATTGGATTCATAATAAACATAGCGTTAGGTACCATATATAGTTGGAGTGTCTTTAGGGTGCCGCTGGAGAAACTCCTCAACTGGTCTACAGTGGAATCCAGTTTACCTTTTACAGTCTTCTTAGCGCTGTTTGGTTTAACCATGCCTTTTGGAGGCAAGTTGATGTCCACGATCGGCCCAAGGAAAACCGCTTTAATGGGCTCGATCTTGGTCGGTTTAGGCTGGGTGTTGGCTAGCTTTGCAGATAAAGTGCCTTGGTCTCTTGGTTATATGCTAATCGCCTATGGTGTGGTAGGAGGCATAGGAGTCGGGTTGGTATATGGTGTGCCTATAGCGGTCTCGAGTAGATGGATACCTGAGCGTAAGGGGTTGGCTACGGGCATAACCATACTCGGCTTCGGCCTCTCCCCACTTATCACCGCTATTACTTCAGCGCTCTTGATTCAATTGGTAGGTGTGTTGCAAACCTTCCTCTATCTCGGCATCACATTTATGATAATCTTAGTAATACTCTCCATCCCGCTAAGATTTCCGCCAGCTGAGACTGCTGCAACAGCTTCCGCAACCGTATCCAAAGGCGTCAATCTTCAACCAAAGGAGATGGTTAAGACAAGAACCTTCTACGGACTCTGGCTCTCTTATGTCCTTGGCACGACAGGAGGCTTTATAGCTATCTCTCTAGCAGCAAAATATGGCCAAGAGGTGATCAGACTAGACCCAGCTCTAGCAGCCGTCGCCACAGCAGTCTTCGCCATATTTAACGGCGTAGGTAGACCTTCCTTCGGCTACCTTTGTGACAAGATCGGCCCCTATAACGCTGCTTGGATATCCTTCATAATGATCTTAGCAGCGGCTTTAGGTGCCAGCAGCGGTGCCTCGCTACTAATTTACTTTACCACATTTTCACTGCTTTGGTTCACATTCGGGGGCTGGTTGGCTATCGCACCGGCCGCAACATCGACCTACTTCGGCGTGAAGAACATAGGTTCAAACTACGGCATCGTATTCACAGCATACGGTGTGGGGGCTATAGTCGGACCACAGATCTCTTCATATATCTACGCTTCGACAGGCGCATATAGTTTGGTGTTCTCGACTACAGCTATTCTAGCAGTGATTGGCTTAATAGTAGCGCTCACAACTTTAAAGCGAAGGATATAG
- a CDS encoding phosphate uptake regulator, PhoU, with protein MLIDMGNFSEQTVSTAIDAYTQNKDLVKEVYAASERLRMLEEEVSELAIELLARYQPVASDLRFIKSCLEIAYGFTRFGRYAYDIMQVRSIFGDLSHCDTKPIEEAGKHAKDMIRLGIKAFIERDINLAKKLKEMDSVIDNLYLSYVKAAAESKDRDIKCAIAATLILRYLERIADHATYIADSIEYIKSGKKAPRRAIG; from the coding sequence ATGCTGATCGATATGGGCAACTTTTCCGAGCAGACAGTCTCAACCGCTATCGATGCCTACACGCAAAACAAGGACCTCGTCAAAGAAGTTTATGCGGCTTCTGAGCGGTTGAGGATGCTCGAAGAGGAGGTTAGTGAGTTGGCGATAGAGCTCTTGGCTAGGTATCAGCCCGTGGCCTCAGATCTGCGCTTTATAAAATCTTGCCTCGAAATCGCTTACGGCTTCACGAGATTCGGGCGATACGCCTATGATATAATGCAAGTGAGAAGCATATTCGGAGACCTCTCACACTGTGACACCAAGCCTATAGAGGAGGCGGGTAAACACGCTAAAGACATGATTAGGCTCGGCATAAAAGCGTTTATAGAGCGTGATATAAATCTGGCTAAGAAGCTCAAAGAAATGGATAGTGTGATAGACAACCTTTACCTTAGTTATGTTAAGGCAGCTGCCGAAAGCAAAGACAGAGACATAAAATGTGCAATTGCTGCGACACTCATCTTAAGGTATCTAGAGAGAATAGCCGACCACGCCACATACATAGCAGACTCTATAGAATACATAAAATCGGGGAAAAAAGCCCCAAGAAGAGCAATAGGTTAA
- the pstB gene encoding phosphate ABC transporter ATP-binding protein yields the protein MVEKKEEKPIPTPKPVYKIEVVGLNAWFGDNHVLKDINLKIKPNTITAVIGPSGCGKSTFIRCLNRMHELVPNARVSGKVYLDGRDIYAPDVDPVLVRRRIGMVFQKPNPFPTMSIYDNVAAGLKLVGVRNRQILDKIVRESLEAAWLWDEVKDDLNKSGAELSGGQQQRLCIARALAVKPEVILMDEPCSALDPIATAKIEQLMVRLKEDYTVVLVTHNMQQAARVSDYTAFLYLGRLIEYGETSQIFENPREELTEKYITGKFG from the coding sequence ATGGTGGAAAAGAAGGAAGAAAAGCCGATACCAACGCCTAAACCGGTGTATAAAATCGAGGTTGTTGGTTTAAACGCTTGGTTTGGTGATAATCACGTGCTTAAAGATATCAACCTCAAGATCAAGCCAAATACCATAACCGCTGTCATCGGGCCTTCCGGCTGCGGCAAATCGACATTCATCAGATGCCTTAACAGGATGCACGAGCTGGTACCCAACGCAAGGGTCTCGGGTAAAGTCTACCTTGATGGGAGAGACATCTACGCACCAGACGTAGACCCTGTTTTGGTGAGAAGGAGGATAGGGATGGTCTTCCAGAAGCCAAATCCATTTCCAACGATGTCGATCTACGATAACGTAGCAGCTGGGCTCAAGCTTGTTGGTGTGAGGAACAGGCAGATACTTGATAAGATCGTTAGGGAGAGCCTAGAAGCAGCTTGGCTCTGGGATGAAGTGAAGGATGACCTCAACAAATCGGGCGCAGAGCTATCAGGCGGTCAGCAGCAGAGGCTATGCATAGCACGAGCACTGGCAGTCAAACCAGAGGTTATTCTTATGGATGAGCCCTGCTCAGCCCTAGACCCTATAGCTACCGCTAAGATAGAGCAGCTTATGGTTAGGCTGAAGGAAGACTATACGGTTGTGCTGGTTACCCATAATATGCAGCAGGCAGCCCGTGTCTCAGACTATACCGCCTTCCTCTATCTAGGTAGGCTCATCGAATATGGGGAGACCTCACAGATCTTCGAGAACCCCAGAGAGGAGTTGACTGAGAAGTATATAACTGGGAAGTTCGGTTAG
- the pstA gene encoding phosphate ABC transporter permease PstA → MWSETNYKIRKFKERLILALTVVAVILAIIPLLSILIEVVIRGLPAISIEFLTSPPGIIGQPGGGIANAIQGTFILIGLSSLIGVPIGVLAGIYLAEFGNNPLGRVVRFLSDVLMQMPSIVIGIFVYVLVVLALGRFSPIAGAIALSIIMLPIVIKTTEESVRLVPNLLREGALALGLRRWRVILSIVVPAAKSGVVTGVMLAISRIAGETAPLIMTVLGSQWFFTSLFEPIDALPLRIWRLALLPYEYAHQQGWGAALVLIAIVLTLNVVAKTLTKISFGRRVKI, encoded by the coding sequence TTGTGGAGTGAAACCAACTATAAGATTAGGAAGTTCAAGGAGCGCCTAATACTTGCTCTAACCGTAGTTGCGGTAATACTCGCGATCATACCTCTTCTGAGCATATTGATCGAAGTCGTAATACGAGGCCTACCAGCGATCTCGATTGAGTTCCTAACCTCGCCACCGGGCATCATAGGGCAGCCAGGTGGGGGAATAGCCAACGCAATCCAAGGAACCTTCATCCTCATAGGTCTTTCATCCCTCATTGGGGTGCCAATAGGGGTTCTAGCTGGCATATATCTTGCTGAGTTCGGCAATAACCCTCTTGGTAGAGTGGTTCGATTCTTAAGCGACGTTTTGATGCAGATGCCCTCTATCGTAATAGGTATATTCGTATATGTGCTGGTTGTGCTCGCGTTAGGTAGGTTTTCACCTATTGCTGGCGCGATAGCCCTATCCATAATAATGCTTCCTATAGTGATAAAGACGACTGAGGAATCTGTAAGGCTTGTCCCCAATCTTCTACGCGAAGGGGCGCTTGCACTAGGCTTAAGGAGGTGGCGTGTGATCCTAAGCATCGTAGTTCCAGCGGCGAAAAGCGGAGTAGTTACCGGAGTGATGCTGGCGATAAGTAGGATAGCGGGCGAAACAGCACCACTCATAATGACCGTACTAGGCAGCCAATGGTTCTTCACAAGCCTATTTGAACCTATAGATGCGCTGCCACTACGGATATGGAGGCTTGCTCTACTACCTTATGAGTATGCGCATCAGCAGGGTTGGGGTGCAGCACTAGTTTTAATAGCGATCGTATTAACCCTAAATGTGGTTGCTAAAACTTTGACGAAGATAAGTTTTGGTAGGAGGGTGAAGATTTGA
- the pstC gene encoding phosphate ABC transporter permease subunit PstC yields the protein MEKGDKEGDTNLSEVGATRLLHLPSISLKGDTLFLALTIAAATSIIVIMALLIIKIYEGAAPVFNRFGFSFLTSLEWNPVEGMEAYGALPYLLGTLTTSAIALIVGVPISLGVAIFLAEIAPSSIRAPLSYVIELLAAVPSVIYGLWGVFVFRFWVRDLIEVPLSTYLGFIPIFSGTPYGLSVLTGGLILAIMIIPTVSAVCREVLLAVPSTQREAAYSLGATRWEAIRIGVLSYARAGIVGAIILGLGRAVGETMAVTMVIGNAVGPAALPTSLLKAGQTMASLIANEFNEADPVSLHPSALIGVGFILLISALIINVAAQLLIYRVRAKGVVE from the coding sequence ATGGAAAAAGGCGATAAAGAGGGGGACACAAACCTTTCAGAAGTTGGTGCAACACGTCTTCTTCATCTCCCCTCTATAAGCCTCAAAGGCGACACTCTCTTCTTAGCTCTAACCATAGCAGCAGCAACTAGCATAATCGTCATAATGGCTCTGCTGATAATTAAGATCTATGAAGGTGCAGCCCCAGTATTCAACCGCTTTGGATTCAGCTTCCTAACGAGCCTAGAGTGGAACCCAGTAGAAGGTATGGAGGCTTATGGAGCACTACCATATCTCCTAGGCACACTCACAACATCAGCGATAGCGCTCATAGTTGGTGTGCCGATAAGCCTTGGGGTTGCCATCTTCTTAGCGGAGATTGCTCCGAGCAGCATCCGAGCGCCCTTATCATACGTCATCGAGCTCTTGGCTGCGGTTCCAAGCGTAATCTACGGACTATGGGGTGTGTTCGTGTTTAGATTCTGGGTTAGGGATCTGATAGAAGTGCCTTTATCAACCTATCTAGGCTTCATACCGATATTCTCAGGCACACCATACGGTCTTAGCGTCTTAACCGGCGGGCTCATACTAGCCATAATGATCATACCAACAGTCTCTGCCGTCTGCAGAGAAGTTCTGTTAGCCGTGCCTAGCACACAGAGAGAGGCAGCGTATAGCCTAGGGGCGACAAGATGGGAAGCTATAAGGATAGGGGTGCTGAGCTACGCTCGTGCTGGCATCGTAGGAGCAATAATCCTAGGATTAGGGAGAGCGGTCGGAGAGACCATGGCTGTGACTATGGTTATAGGCAATGCTGTAGGACCTGCTGCACTACCCACCTCGCTTCTGAAGGCTGGTCAGACGATGGCTTCGCTAATAGCGAACGAGTTCAACGAAGCAGACCCTGTTTCGCTACACCCATCAGCCCTAATAGGCGTGGGCTTCATACTCCTAATTTCAGCGCTCATAATTAACGTGGCTGCTCAGCTTCTTATCTACCGCGTGAGGGCGAAGGGCGTTGTGGAGTGA